The Nitrospira sp. sequence GTATCCCAGCTAGATCCAGAGTCCGTGCTATTCGATGCATGCAACCCATCGCAAGAGCGAGGGTGGTGATGTCTGATTCACTTGTTGCTTCCACTGAGAGCTGCTGGAATTGATCAATTCCAGCAGCTGCATCTCATCATTCTCCCGTGAAGTACCGACAGGTGCCCAGTCTCGCTTCTTCCCGTTTCGTCCGTAGACTCCCATGCTAAAGCGCATATCGCGTTGCTGGTATGTAGCCTTGATGGTTGTCTGTGTCATCGGAACTTATCTCCCTGAAGCCGGTGCAGCGTGCGTCATCGAGACGCTCTCTGGCGAGACCGAGACGGGGATAGTTGTTCATCTTTCGCCCACGTGTTCGCCGGCTGAACGTGAAGCCCATGCTGTGCCGAGTGCAACGGTCATGGATGCGATAGCCAAAGGGCGTCCTGTCGATCTCACTGGTGTGATCGTCCGCGGAGATCTCATCTTCGATACCCTCGCTGTAGATATGCCTTCCAACCTCCAGACAGCTGTTCCTGAGACACGGAACCAAGGGGGGCATGCTGATGACGACGAGCAGCGATTTGTTCGCGCAGTGCTGAGGATAAGGGACTCTGTGGTCTTGGGGGCGTTACGCCATCATTCCGCCAAAGGCACACTCAGGTTTGAAGGGCCTGTTGACTTTCAGGGGTCTCGTTTCAAACAGGGCGTGGATCTCTCGCGGTCAGTATTCCGGGGACCGGTTGAGCTTTCCGGTGCGACATTCGAGAAAGAGGCCTTTTTCGTTCATGGGCAGTTTGCCCGGGAAGTGGGTTGTAGGGAAACGAGGTTTGGACCCAGCACCAGATTTCATCAGTCCACGTTTGGGGCTTCTGTGGACTGTACCGGCGCTCTTTTTGACGGCATGGCGGAGTTTCTGGAGGTGAGTTTCGAGCAACCGGCGGTATTCGAGCGGTCGAGATTCGGTTCGGGGACCGGATTCTCCGGAAGTCGTTTCAAGAGTCGGATCAACTTCGGCGACGCGATCTTCAGCCGTGAAACCTTCTTTGGGTTTGCAGTTTTTGAGAGCGAGGCGGTGTTCGCCGGTGCCCAGTTCCTGGGACCGACTGACTTTTCAAGTGCTGAGTTCAGACAACGAGACGATCTTGTGAAGGCACGGTTCGACCAGCCACCTCTCTTGGCCCAAACAAAACGACTTGAACAGGACCAGTCAAGTGGCCTCCTTCAGACCAGGACAGGGCAGTATGCCCTTACCGTAGCCTTCCTCGTGGTGGCAGCTTTGCTGGTAGCCTACGCGATAAGACTCAAATAAAATCGGTGGCGATCCCCAATATATAGAATCCGACTTGCTCGCTTCCCTATAAGTTGGTATAAACACACCGTGGATTCTCCAGCTGAAGGTTCTGAGCAAACAGAGCTTCCCTACCAGGTCCGCGTCGAAAAATTCGAGGGACCACTCGACCTCCTGCTCCATCTTATTAGAAAAAATGAGATCAATATTTACGACATCCCGGTTGCGATGATTGCTCAACAATATCTCGAATATCTGGAAGCCATGGAAGAGTTAAATCTCAACGTGGCGGGGGATTTCTTGGTCATGGCGGCGACGTTGTTGCAGATCAAATCCAAAATGCTGCTGCCGGTCGATGAGACGGCTGACGACGAGGAAGATGGGCCGGATCCACGAGAAGAGCTTGTTCGCAGATTGCTCGAGTATAAGACCTACAAAGAGGCGGCGCGTCAGCTCGACGACCAGGAAAAAACGTGGCGCGAGATCTTTTGGCGTGAGGACATTCCAGCATTCGATCAGGTTGAAGTTGAAGAAGATCTT is a genomic window containing:
- a CDS encoding segregation/condensation protein A, with product MDSPAEGSEQTELPYQVRVEKFEGPLDLLLHLIRKNEINIYDIPVAMIAQQYLEYLEAMEELNLNVAGDFLVMAATLLQIKSKMLLPVDETADDEEDGPDPREELVRRLLEYKTYKEAARQLDDQEKTWREIFWREDIPAFDQVEVEEDLSLENVSLFDLVDALKEVLERNPSSRLLEIVPDNLTVRERMNLILEMLEGKDSVSFGALFEGPSHRLTVVVTFLALLELMRLRVARVFQAETFGPILVSRMFSLVPDPAELDEVDVEWRGA